The Arthrobacter burdickii genomic interval CATGCTCGCGGACCCGACACGGCTGCACATCCTGTGGCTCCTCACGCAGGGGCCGGCCGACGTCGGAACCCTCGTCGCGTCCACCGGAGCCAACCGGACGGCCGTGAGCCAGCACCTGGCCAAACTGCGGCTCTCGGGCCTCGTGTCCACCCGCAAGGAGGCGCGGAACGTGGTCTACAGCATCATCGACGGGCACCTCGCCCGGCTCATCCTCGAAGGAATGAACCACGCGGACCACCGTGTCACCGGGGAGCCCGTCCACGCGGAATGACCGTGCCGGTTGGCTCGCCCTAAATTGGACGTTCTCGCTGGGGGCCAGACGCGACGCCCCTCCCGCGCCGCGTACCGGGAACCCGCGCCCCGTTCCACCGGGGTGGTCGGGGCCCGGAACGCGCAAGGGCCGGACCCCCGAAGGAGTCCGGCCCATCCACGGAACTTCTGGGACTAGAGCGTGCCCCGGCGGTTGATCGGATCGCCGTCGGTCAGCGTGTCGTCCTGGAGGCCCTGGCTGTCCGAGGGGACACCGGTGCCCGGGATCCCGTCCACTGCGGGAACGGCGTCGATGTCTGTGTCACTGACGACGGGAGTGGTCGCCGGGATCGACGTCTCGGGCGCGACGGGGGCGGTTTCGGTGACCGGAACCGTGGAGACCTCGGTCTCGGTCTCCTCTTCCTTCCCCTTGTTC includes:
- a CDS encoding ArsR/SmtB family transcription factor, producing the protein MEAGAATFRMLADPTRLHILWLLTQGPADVGTLVASTGANRTAVSQHLAKLRLSGLVSTRKEARNVVYSIIDGHLARLILEGMNHADHRVTGEPVHAE